One Corynebacterium efficiens YS-314 DNA segment encodes these proteins:
- the rimM gene encoding ribosome maturation factor RimM (Essential for efficient processing of 16S rRNA), which translates to MTTELQIGRVIKSHGIRGEVVVEVTTDDPDIRYAPGEVLHGRQTGREHTLTIDTARAHQGRLLIKFEEIPDRTAADSLRGTRFFAPPLEREDDEEGFYDHELEGLRIIHDGADIGVVTGVMHGPAGEILEVELTSGKEVLIPFVHAIVPEVDLEAGTATITPPDGLLDL; encoded by the coding sequence ATGACGACAGAGCTGCAGATCGGCAGAGTGATCAAGTCCCACGGCATCAGGGGGGAGGTCGTGGTCGAGGTGACCACCGATGATCCCGATATCCGTTACGCCCCGGGTGAGGTGCTGCACGGCAGGCAGACGGGCCGGGAACACACCCTCACCATCGACACCGCCCGCGCCCACCAGGGACGCCTGCTCATCAAGTTCGAGGAGATCCCGGACCGCACCGCGGCGGACTCCCTCCGGGGCACCCGCTTCTTCGCCCCACCCCTGGAACGCGAGGATGACGAGGAGGGATTCTACGACCATGAGCTGGAGGGCCTGCGCATCATCCACGACGGCGCGGATATCGGTGTGGTCACCGGCGTGATGCACGGCCCCGCCGGTGAGATCCTCGAGGTGGAACTGACCTCCGGCAAGGAGGTGCTCATCCCGTTCGTCCACGCCATTGTTCCCGAGGTGGACCTGGAAGCAGGGACCGCCACGATCACCCCACCGGACGGCCTGCTGGATCTCTAG
- a CDS encoding cupin domain-containing protein — MNTDIPGLSVVELPDTVATPDPGRTLPATRRILKAEGVDLISFTFSPGQVLGEHHTAHPVTIQCLDGEIDLVLADTTVRLRQGTLLHLEAGITHHVQATPEATEPATILVSLLTGHREVK, encoded by the coding sequence ATGAACACCGACATCCCGGGCCTGAGCGTGGTAGAACTCCCCGACACCGTGGCCACCCCGGATCCGGGGCGCACCCTCCCGGCCACGAGGCGCATCCTCAAGGCCGAGGGGGTGGATCTGATCAGTTTCACCTTCTCCCCCGGCCAGGTCCTCGGGGAGCACCACACGGCCCATCCCGTCACCATCCAGTGTCTTGACGGGGAGATCGATCTCGTCCTGGCGGACACCACGGTGCGCCTGCGGCAGGGCACCCTGCTGCATCTCGAGGCGGGCATCACCCACCACGTCCAGGCCACCCCGGAGGCCACGGAACCGGCCACGATCCTGGTCAGTCTGCTCACCGGACACCGGGAGGTGAAGTAG
- a CDS encoding cupin domain-containing protein, with amino-acid sequence MEFFNIIDAAPPAQPDKPRPAVKRLLQGDGANLIVFTFSPGHCLPDHRAAHPITVCSLKGEILFSCGDETVTLSPGSVVHLREHITHRVDYPADAEGEAVMLLTMLTGERH; translated from the coding sequence ATGGAATTCTTCAACATCATTGATGCGGCCCCACCCGCCCAGCCGGATAAACCACGCCCGGCCGTGAAGAGGTTGCTGCAGGGCGACGGCGCGAACCTCATCGTGTTCACCTTCTCCCCCGGCCACTGCCTCCCCGACCACCGGGCGGCCCACCCCATCACGGTGTGCTCCCTCAAAGGAGAGATCCTGTTCAGCTGCGGCGATGAGACGGTAACCCTGTCTCCCGGTTCCGTCGTGCATCTGCGTGAACACATCACCCACCGGGTGGATTACCCGGCTGATGCCGAGGGTGAGGCGGTCATGTTGCTGACCATGCTCACCGGCGAACGCCACTGA
- the rpsP gene encoding 30S ribosomal protein S16, producing the protein MAVKIKLQRLGKIRTPHYRVVVADARTKRDGKVIENIGIYEPKQDPSVIKIDSERAQYWLSVGAQPTESVAALLKVTGDWQKFKGIEGAEGTLRVAEEKPSKLDLFNQALSEANNGPTAEAITEKKKKAREEKEAKEAAEKAAAEKAAAAEAEASEEAPAEEAASEEA; encoded by the coding sequence ATGGCTGTCAAGATCAAGCTCCAGCGTCTCGGTAAGATCCGTACCCCGCACTACCGCGTTGTCGTCGCTGACGCACGCACCAAGCGCGACGGTAAGGTCATCGAGAACATCGGCATCTACGAGCCGAAGCAGGACCCGTCCGTCATCAAGATCGACTCCGAGCGCGCCCAGTACTGGCTCTCCGTTGGCGCTCAGCCAACCGAGTCCGTTGCTGCACTGCTCAAGGTGACCGGTGACTGGCAGAAGTTCAAGGGCATCGAGGGCGCCGAGGGCACCCTGCGTGTCGCCGAGGAGAAGCCATCCAAGCTCGACCTGTTCAACCAGGCTCTCTCCGAGGCCAACAACGGTCCGACCGCTGAGGCCATCACCGAAAAGAAGAAGAAGGCCCGCGAGGAGAAGGAAGCCAAGGAGGCAGCTGAGAAGGCTGCTGCCGAGAAGGCTGCCGCTGCTGAGGCCGAGGCTTCCGAGGAAGCCCCAGCTGAAGAGGCTGCTTCCGAAGAGGCATAA
- a CDS encoding ankyrin repeat domain-containing protein has translation MLPIASGNDDHNLITHVDGGRFDEIMLAGDLTGIGRFLGNSGPNARDDRDRTVLMRAAEAGNLMVVARLLDLQADPTLTDPRGTTALHLAAVAGDDGIAEILINAGAPADPVDCHNRTPLWYAAAHHLPDSAVVEVLLRAGANQRLRDCNGVSPEDLM, from the coding sequence GTGCTTCCAATTGCCTCTGGTAATGACGACCATAACCTGATCACCCATGTGGACGGTGGTCGCTTCGATGAAATCATGCTCGCAGGGGATCTCACCGGCATCGGCCGGTTCCTCGGCAACTCCGGCCCCAATGCCCGCGATGACAGGGACCGGACGGTGCTCATGCGTGCCGCCGAGGCGGGCAACCTCATGGTGGTCGCCCGCCTGCTCGATCTGCAGGCCGACCCCACCCTGACCGACCCCCGTGGCACCACCGCCCTGCACCTGGCCGCGGTCGCAGGTGATGACGGTATCGCGGAGATCCTCATCAACGCCGGCGCCCCCGCGGATCCCGTGGACTGCCATAACCGCACCCCGCTCTGGTACGCCGCCGCCCATCACCTCCCGGATTCCGCCGTCGTGGAGGTGCTCCTGCGCGCCGGGGCGAATCAGCGACTCCGTGACTGCAACGGTGTCAGCCCGGAGGACCTGATGTAA
- a CDS encoding ABC transporter permease: MIWTLTRRHLLCFFRDRWAVLFSVLGALVLFVLYVLFLGKMQIDSLAESVPPEARDDVSTFVLNWVFSGILVTSAITVPQAGLGVLVEDRTQGRVKDFLVSPVGRGQLTGSYILAAIIITLVILTVEVVVGATVLALLGHGSLTWGGLLELYGVLLLLTATFSGIAAFMVTLVTSQAAMSGLASLVGTLAGFLAGAYIPPVALPAFVVNMMNLLPFAPAAMLVRGPVAEPALMDVGFPPEMVEELQFGYGTRIELFGTEIGPWMIVGIVAAWGLIFGGIAISRMRSVIR; this comes from the coding sequence ATGATCTGGACACTCACCCGCCGCCATCTCCTGTGTTTCTTCCGGGACCGGTGGGCGGTGTTGTTCTCGGTGCTCGGCGCGCTGGTGCTGTTTGTGCTCTATGTGCTGTTCCTGGGCAAGATGCAGATCGATTCGCTCGCGGAGAGCGTCCCGCCGGAGGCCCGTGATGATGTCTCGACCTTCGTGCTCAACTGGGTCTTCTCCGGCATCCTGGTCACCTCCGCGATCACCGTGCCCCAGGCGGGGCTGGGGGTGTTGGTGGAGGACCGCACCCAGGGCAGGGTGAAGGACTTCCTGGTCTCCCCGGTGGGGCGCGGACAGCTCACCGGTTCCTATATCCTCGCCGCGATCATCATCACCCTGGTGATCCTCACCGTGGAGGTGGTGGTGGGAGCCACGGTCCTGGCGCTGCTGGGTCATGGTTCGCTCACCTGGGGTGGTCTGCTGGAGCTCTACGGTGTCCTGCTCCTGCTCACCGCCACCTTCTCCGGTATCGCGGCGTTCATGGTCACCCTGGTCACCTCCCAGGCCGCCATGTCGGGGCTGGCCAGTCTCGTGGGCACACTCGCGGGCTTCCTCGCCGGTGCCTATATCCCACCGGTGGCGCTGCCGGCGTTTGTGGTCAACATGATGAACCTGTTGCCGTTCGCCCCGGCGGCGATGCTGGTGCGTGGTCCGGTGGCGGAACCGGCGCTGATGGATGTCGGCTTCCCACCGGAGATGGTCGAGGAGCTGCAATTCGGCTACGGCACCCGCATTGAACTCTTCGGCACGGAGATCGGCCCGTGGATGATCGTGGGCATCGTCGCCGCCTGGGGTCTGATCTTCGGTGGCATTGCGATCTCCCGGATGCGCAGCGTCATCCGGTGA
- a CDS encoding ABC transporter ATP-binding protein, with protein MTAILRVKDLVKKYGDNIAVNSLSFDVEKGSIFAFLGENGAGKTTTISCLTGIIEQTSGEIEILGDTPASQSIGVVFQQSVLDPLLTAQENLETRARLYPGVTRERIDELITRIGLTEFQDRRYGLLSGGEKRRTDIARALLHNPVILFLDEPSAGLDPRSRYQVWETINTLRDDSGLTVFLTTHYMEETELADNVLIIEGGEEVASGTPMQLRARYSPTQLVLRTDHPEHLIAQLPGRDVTIDGDRVRVLVADGLEATRIAIGLEGVLDVEIRHGSMDDVFLAVTNAPGAPTTRHTLGAVS; from the coding sequence ATGACCGCGATTCTGAGAGTCAAGGACCTGGTGAAAAAATACGGCGACAATATCGCCGTCAACTCCCTGAGCTTTGACGTGGAAAAAGGCTCGATCTTTGCATTCCTGGGGGAAAATGGTGCGGGGAAAACCACCACCATCTCCTGCCTCACCGGCATCATCGAGCAGACCTCCGGTGAGATCGAGATCCTGGGGGACACCCCGGCATCCCAGTCCATCGGGGTGGTTTTCCAGCAGTCCGTGCTGGACCCGTTGCTGACCGCACAGGAGAATCTGGAGACCCGCGCCCGCCTGTACCCGGGGGTGACCCGCGAGCGTATCGACGAACTGATCACCCGCATCGGTCTCACCGAATTCCAGGACCGCAGATACGGACTGCTGTCGGGGGGTGAGAAACGCCGCACCGACATTGCCCGGGCCCTGCTGCACAACCCTGTCATCCTCTTCCTGGATGAACCCTCCGCCGGCCTGGACCCCCGGTCCCGTTACCAGGTGTGGGAGACCATCAACACCCTGCGTGATGATTCCGGCCTGACGGTGTTTCTCACCACCCACTACATGGAGGAAACTGAACTGGCCGACAATGTCCTCATCATCGAAGGTGGTGAGGAGGTGGCATCGGGCACACCGATGCAGCTGCGCGCCCGGTATTCCCCGACCCAGCTGGTGCTGCGCACCGACCACCCGGAACATCTCATCGCCCAGCTGCCCGGCCGTGATGTCACCATCGACGGTGACCGTGTCCGCGTGCTGGTCGCCGACGGCCTGGAGGCCACCCGGATCGCCATCGGACTGGAGGGTGTGCTGGATGTGGAGATCCGCCACGGCTCCATGGATGATGTCTTCCTCGCGGTGACCAACGCCCCCGGTGCACCCACCACACGACACACCCTGGGGGCCGTCTCATGA
- a CDS encoding MFS transporter, with amino-acid sequence MKLKELRVSRTLADLDARGRRILLYTCCLSVFIVSMDGYAVSVALPDIGESLGADVSQLQWVISAYALSTAGFLILAGSVADRVGRRRVFQFGLSLFTLGSLLSSLAPTVEILITARVLQGLGGSMLNPVALSIISNTFTDAGARARALGIWSSVIGISMALGPPIGGLLVDLVSWRAVFWLNIPIAVAAIILAARFIPESRAATHRRLDPPGQVLMILFLAGLNIGLIQGGALGWTHPFVLGAFLVAATAIMSFIWWENRATEPLLAPAFFRSRTFSVAVISAVLAFISTTGILFSITLFLQNTRGLTPMQAGLMLLPLAVMVAVSSPVSGRLVAAYGPAPSLMIAGSVMATGGLLLTFLGQDTPLWYLGLAFGVYGIGFGIVNTPITNAAVSGLPRDQSGTAAAVTSTARQGGNSLGAAIFGSILVSRIGETAGADRFDPTAAYTPLWWIVTAIGVVILLCGWSVRKFRVDTRG; translated from the coding sequence ATGAAACTCAAGGAGCTGCGCGTGTCCCGGACTCTCGCCGATCTCGATGCCCGGGGTAGGAGGATCCTGCTCTACACCTGCTGTCTCAGCGTGTTCATCGTCAGCATGGATGGCTATGCGGTCAGTGTCGCCCTACCTGACATCGGGGAATCACTGGGGGCGGATGTCTCCCAGCTGCAGTGGGTGATCAGTGCCTACGCACTGTCCACCGCCGGGTTCCTCATCTTGGCGGGGTCGGTGGCGGACCGGGTGGGACGCAGACGCGTCTTCCAGTTCGGCCTGTCCCTGTTCACCCTGGGCTCCCTGCTCAGCTCCCTGGCACCCACCGTGGAGATCCTCATCACCGCCCGGGTCCTGCAGGGTCTCGGCGGATCGATGCTGAACCCGGTGGCGTTGTCAATCATCTCCAACACCTTCACCGATGCCGGTGCACGTGCCCGGGCGCTCGGTATCTGGAGCAGCGTGATCGGTATTTCCATGGCGCTGGGGCCACCGATCGGGGGTCTGCTCGTGGATCTGGTCTCCTGGCGTGCGGTCTTCTGGCTCAACATCCCCATCGCCGTGGCCGCGATCATCCTCGCCGCCCGGTTCATCCCCGAATCCAGGGCCGCCACCCACCGGCGCCTTGACCCACCCGGTCAGGTCCTGATGATCCTCTTCCTCGCGGGCCTGAACATCGGCCTGATCCAGGGTGGGGCGCTGGGCTGGACGCATCCCTTCGTGCTCGGTGCCTTCCTCGTGGCCGCCACAGCCATCATGTCGTTCATCTGGTGGGAGAACCGGGCCACGGAACCACTGTTGGCACCGGCGTTCTTCCGGTCGAGGACCTTCAGCGTGGCGGTGATCTCCGCGGTGCTCGCGTTCATCTCCACCACGGGCATCCTGTTCAGCATCACCCTGTTCCTGCAGAACACCCGGGGGTTGACCCCCATGCAGGCCGGTCTCATGCTGCTGCCGCTGGCGGTGATGGTGGCGGTGTCCTCACCGGTGTCCGGCCGGCTGGTTGCCGCCTACGGTCCTGCGCCCTCACTGATGATCGCCGGTTCGGTCATGGCCACAGGTGGTCTGCTGCTCACCTTCCTCGGCCAGGACACACCCCTGTGGTATCTGGGTCTGGCCTTCGGTGTGTATGGAATCGGTTTTGGCATTGTCAACACCCCGATCACCAACGCCGCGGTGTCCGGCCTGCCCCGGGATCAGTCCGGTACCGCGGCGGCGGTGACCTCCACCGCACGGCAGGGTGGCAACTCGCTGGGGGCGGCGATCTTCGGGTCCATCCTCGTCTCCCGGATTGGTGAAACCGCTGGTGCCGACAGGTTTGATCCCACCGCCGCCTACACCCCGCTGTGGTGGATTGTCACCGCGATCGGGGTGGTGATCCTCCTCTGTGGATGGTCTGTCCGGAAATTTCGTGTGGACACCAGGGGGTAG
- the ffh gene encoding signal recognition particle protein has translation MFESLSDRLNNALKGLRGKGKLTEADINATAREIRLALLEADVSLTVVRSFISRIKERAAGAEVSQALNPAQQVIKIVNEELVQILGGETRRLQLAKTPPTVIMLAGLQGAGKTTLAGKLSKHLAAQGHTPMLVACDLQRPGAVQQLQIVGERAGVTTFAPDPGTSIDSYEHEMGTSHGDPVAVAQAGIEEAKRTQHDIVIVDTAGRLGIDETLMTQARNIRDAINPDEVLFVIDSMIGQDAVDTAEAFRDGVDFTGVVLTKLDGDARGGAALSIREVTGKPIMFASTGEKLEDFDVFHPERMASRILGMGDVLSLIEQAESVMDQDKAEAAAKKLGSGELTLEDFLDQMLMIRRMGPIGNILKMLPGGKQMSDMADMVDEKHLDRIQAIIRGMTPAERDDPKILNASRRKRIANGSGVTVSEVNQLVERFFEAKKMMGKMAGQFGMGPVGRSATKKQPKGRKGKNGKRKPARRGPTQPKMPMGGMPGMPGMGGAGMPDLAELQKQLGAAGGGMPKIPGMPKLPKGMENIDLDNLDFGKK, from the coding sequence GTGTTTGAGTCACTGTCCGATCGGTTGAACAATGCCCTCAAGGGCCTGCGTGGCAAAGGCAAGCTCACCGAGGCTGACATCAATGCAACAGCACGTGAGATCCGCCTCGCGCTGCTCGAGGCCGACGTGTCGCTCACCGTCGTGCGCTCCTTCATCAGCCGCATCAAGGAACGTGCCGCCGGTGCCGAGGTCTCCCAGGCACTGAACCCTGCGCAGCAGGTCATCAAGATCGTCAATGAGGAGCTCGTGCAGATCCTCGGTGGTGAGACCCGCCGCCTCCAGCTGGCGAAGACCCCGCCGACGGTGATCATGCTCGCCGGTCTGCAGGGTGCCGGTAAGACCACCCTCGCCGGTAAGCTGTCCAAGCACCTGGCCGCCCAGGGGCACACCCCGATGCTGGTCGCCTGTGACCTCCAGCGCCCGGGCGCGGTCCAGCAGCTGCAGATCGTCGGTGAGCGCGCCGGGGTCACCACCTTCGCCCCGGACCCCGGTACCAGCATCGATTCCTATGAGCATGAGATGGGCACCAGCCACGGTGATCCCGTCGCCGTGGCGCAGGCCGGTATCGAGGAGGCCAAACGCACCCAGCATGACATCGTCATCGTGGATACCGCCGGCCGCCTGGGTATCGATGAAACCCTGATGACCCAGGCCCGCAACATCCGTGACGCCATCAACCCCGATGAGGTCCTCTTCGTCATCGACTCGATGATCGGTCAGGATGCGGTCGATACCGCGGAGGCTTTCCGCGACGGTGTCGATTTCACCGGTGTCGTGCTCACCAAGCTCGATGGTGATGCCCGTGGCGGTGCCGCCCTGTCCATCCGTGAGGTCACCGGCAAGCCGATCATGTTCGCCTCCACCGGTGAGAAGCTCGAGGACTTCGATGTCTTCCACCCGGAGCGCATGGCCAGCCGTATCCTCGGCATGGGTGACGTGCTCTCGCTCATCGAGCAGGCCGAATCCGTCATGGACCAGGACAAGGCGGAGGCCGCGGCGAAGAAGCTGGGCTCCGGGGAGCTGACACTCGAGGACTTCCTCGACCAGATGCTCATGATCCGTCGCATGGGTCCGATCGGCAACATTCTCAAGATGCTGCCCGGTGGCAAGCAGATGTCGGATATGGCGGACATGGTCGATGAGAAGCACCTCGACCGAATTCAGGCCATCATCCGCGGTATGACCCCGGCGGAACGCGACGATCCCAAGATCCTCAACGCCTCCCGACGCAAGCGCATCGCCAACGGTTCCGGTGTGACCGTCTCCGAGGTCAACCAGCTGGTGGAACGCTTCTTCGAGGCGAAGAAGATGATGGGCAAGATGGCCGGCCAGTTCGGTATGGGCCCGGTAGGTCGCAGCGCCACCAAGAAGCAGCCCAAGGGCCGCAAGGGTAAGAACGGCAAGCGCAAACCAGCAAGGCGGGGCCCAACCCAGCCGAAGATGCCCATGGGCGGCATGCCGGGTATGCCCGGCATGGGTGGAGCGGGGATGCCTGATCTGGCGGAACTGCAGAAGCAGCTCGGTGCCGCCGGCGGTGGCATGCCGAAGATCCCGGGTATGCCGAAGCTGCCGAAGGGGATGGAGAACATCGACCTCGACAATCTGGACTTCGGGAAGAAATAG
- a CDS encoding [protein-PII] uridylyltransferase: MNDPARLRREAEESALALLGALDLPDGTTLAATGSLARGEMTPYSDIDLLLIHPPGAVPAGVEDLWYPIWDAKKRLDYSVRTPQECADMISADSTAALAMLDLRFISGDEQLFDDTRHRILTKWRRELNRNFNAVVDTAISRWRRSGPVVAMTRPDLKHGRGGLRDYELIKALALGNLCDLPRLDDHHRLLLDVRTLLHVHARRARDVLDPEFAVDVSLDLGFVDRYHLGREIADAARAIDDALTDALATARGVLPRRTGLGFRTAQRRPLDVDVVDISGTIGLARNADLTDPALPLRVAAAAAKTGLPVSASTWKRLTDCPDLPDPWPASLAGDFFRVLSSPVHSRRVIKQMDRHGLWVRYVPEWDRIRGLMPREPSHVSTIDEHSLNTVANCALETVTVARPDLLLLGALYHDMGKGTDRPHEQVGAEMVARTARRMGLNLRDRACVQTLVAEHTTIARLARRMDPDSEEAVDTLLDAVRYDMVTLNLLEVLTEADAKATGPGVWTPTLQRALSVVCSRARARLVDVRPTAPMVARNRDISLQIRNEIPTIFWHGEDLREVLGVIAAKGWMIDAARMIHNGVWHCEFDVRANGPQDFDPQSFLQAYKSGLYSEVPTPAPGITATFWHGDTVEVRTELRRGAIFALLRVLPDCSWIATGTPGATLVMQAALKPGFDRSRVERDINRVLAGS; the protein is encoded by the coding sequence ATGAATGACCCCGCCCGGCTTCGTCGGGAAGCAGAAGAATCAGCCCTGGCTCTGCTGGGCGCGCTCGACCTCCCGGACGGAACCACCCTGGCCGCCACCGGTTCGCTGGCGCGGGGGGAGATGACACCGTACTCGGATATCGATCTCCTCCTCATCCACCCGCCCGGTGCCGTGCCGGCCGGGGTGGAGGATCTGTGGTACCCGATCTGGGACGCGAAGAAACGCCTGGACTACTCGGTGCGCACCCCGCAGGAATGTGCGGATATGATCTCCGCGGACTCCACGGCGGCACTGGCCATGCTGGACCTGCGGTTCATCAGCGGCGATGAACAACTCTTCGATGACACCCGCCACCGCATCCTGACCAAATGGCGCCGGGAACTCAACCGCAACTTCAATGCGGTGGTGGATACCGCCATCAGCAGGTGGCGCCGTTCCGGGCCGGTGGTGGCCATGACCCGACCGGATCTCAAACACGGCAGGGGAGGGCTGCGTGACTATGAACTGATCAAGGCCCTCGCTCTGGGCAACCTGTGTGATCTGCCCCGGCTGGACGACCACCACCGCCTGCTGTTGGATGTGCGCACCCTGCTGCACGTCCATGCCCGCCGGGCACGTGATGTCCTCGACCCGGAATTCGCCGTGGATGTCTCCCTCGATCTCGGTTTTGTCGACCGTTACCATCTGGGCCGTGAGATCGCCGATGCTGCCCGGGCCATCGATGACGCACTCACCGATGCCCTGGCCACCGCCCGTGGTGTCCTGCCCCGGCGTACCGGCCTGGGATTCCGTACCGCCCAGCGCCGCCCCCTCGATGTGGATGTGGTGGACATCTCCGGCACCATCGGCCTGGCCCGCAACGCCGACCTCACCGACCCGGCACTGCCCCTGCGTGTCGCGGCGGCCGCCGCCAAGACCGGTCTGCCCGTGTCGGCCTCCACCTGGAAACGCCTCACCGACTGCCCCGATCTACCTGATCCGTGGCCGGCGTCGCTGGCGGGGGACTTCTTCCGCGTGCTGTCCAGCCCGGTGCACTCGCGCCGGGTGATCAAGCAGATGGACAGGCATGGTCTCTGGGTGCGGTATGTGCCCGAATGGGACCGGATCCGGGGGCTGATGCCCCGTGAACCCAGTCATGTCTCCACCATTGATGAACACAGCCTCAACACGGTGGCCAACTGCGCGCTGGAAACCGTTACCGTGGCACGGCCCGACCTGCTGCTGCTGGGCGCGCTGTACCACGACATGGGCAAGGGCACCGACCGACCGCACGAGCAGGTCGGCGCGGAGATGGTCGCACGCACCGCCCGCCGCATGGGCCTGAACCTGCGTGACCGTGCCTGCGTACAGACCCTCGTCGCTGAGCACACCACCATCGCCCGTCTCGCCCGCCGCATGGACCCAGATTCCGAGGAGGCCGTGGACACCCTCCTGGACGCTGTGCGCTATGACATGGTAACCCTCAACCTGCTCGAGGTGCTCACCGAGGCCGACGCCAAGGCCACCGGCCCCGGCGTGTGGACCCCGACGCTCCAGCGTGCGCTCAGCGTGGTCTGCTCCCGGGCGCGCGCCCGGCTTGTCGACGTCCGACCCACCGCCCCCATGGTCGCCCGCAACAGGGACATCAGCCTGCAGATCCGCAACGAGATCCCCACCATCTTCTGGCACGGGGAGGACCTGCGTGAGGTCCTGGGGGTCATCGCCGCCAAGGGCTGGATGATCGATGCCGCCCGGATGATCCACAACGGGGTCTGGCACTGTGAATTCGATGTCCGCGCCAATGGGCCCCAGGATTTCGATCCCCAGTCCTTCCTGCAGGCCTATAAATCCGGTCTCTACTCGGAGGTGCCCACCCCGGCCCCCGGCATCACCGCCACCTTCTGGCATGGCGATACCGTCGAGGTACGCACCGAACTGCGTCGCGGGGCGATCTTCGCGCTCCTGCGCGTGCTCCCGGACTGCTCCTGGATCGCCACGGGAACACCCGGTGCCACGCTCGTCATGCAGGCAGCGCTCAAGCCGGGTTTTGACCGGTCGAGGGTGGAACGGGATATCAACCGGGTGCTCGCCGGGAGCTGA
- the glnK gene encoding P-II family nitrogen regulator GlnK → MKLITAIVKPFTLTDVKEALEQVGVQGMTVTETQGFGQQKGHTEVYRGAEYAVDFVPKIKIEVVVSDAQLDEVVEAIVTTARTGKMGDGKVWVTHVEELIRVRTGERGDEAL, encoded by the coding sequence ATGAAACTCATCACCGCCATTGTCAAGCCTTTCACCCTGACCGATGTCAAGGAAGCCCTCGAGCAGGTGGGCGTGCAGGGCATGACCGTCACCGAGACCCAGGGCTTCGGCCAGCAGAAGGGACACACCGAGGTCTACCGCGGAGCGGAATACGCCGTTGATTTCGTCCCGAAGATCAAGATCGAGGTCGTGGTCTCCGACGCGCAGTTGGATGAGGTGGTCGAGGCGATCGTCACCACCGCCCGCACCGGCAAGATGGGCGACGGCAAGGTCTGGGTCACCCACGTCGAGGAGCTCATCCGCGTGCGCACCGGCGAGCGTGGCGACGAAGCCCTGTAA